The following are encoded together in the Spirochaetota bacterium genome:
- a CDS encoding CsgG/HfaB family protein has translation MRIPRSLSFVVMFALLAGCGTPQKTLRQVPREKRSGLMVLDFKNATLKSRAEEFGPWEFGIPSMLMTDLEAIGLFTIISRDQMKEVIKEQEFQMSGMVDPDKAVKLGRILAARYMLAGSFMEMNGSLRMESRVYSVETGAQLGAAAVAGKTDGFFDLQKELVVKVSAYLDTMLSAEEARLIAKNVETRSVDASLSNYRGEIAVMKAEDLKAKGNVDEAQKAIAVAKTSFQKAIALDPEYEKARKNLSRISLAVPVTL, from the coding sequence ATGCGCATACCCCGTTCACTCAGTTTCGTCGTCATGTTCGCGCTGCTTGCCGGTTGCGGCACGCCGCAGAAGACCCTGCGCCAGGTGCCCAGGGAAAAACGTTCGGGCCTGATGGTGCTCGATTTCAAGAACGCCACGCTCAAAAGCAGGGCCGAGGAGTTCGGCCCCTGGGAGTTCGGCATTCCATCGATGCTGATGACCGACCTGGAGGCCATAGGCCTTTTCACCATCATCAGCCGCGACCAGATGAAGGAGGTCATCAAGGAACAGGAATTTCAGATGAGCGGGATGGTGGACCCCGACAAGGCGGTGAAGCTTGGCCGCATACTGGCCGCGCGCTACATGCTGGCGGGCTCCTTTATGGAAATGAACGGCAGCCTTCGCATGGAGTCGCGCGTCTACTCGGTCGAAACGGGCGCGCAGCTCGGCGCGGCCGCCGTGGCCGGGAAGACCGACGGCTTCTTTGATCTGCAGAAGGAGCTTGTGGTGAAGGTTTCGGCCTATCTCGATACGATGCTGAGCGCCGAGGAGGCCAGGCTCATCGCGAAGAACGTGGAGACCCGCTCGGTCGACGCCTCGCTCAGCAACTACCGCGGCGAGATCGCCGTCATGAAGGCCGAGGATCTCAAGGCGAAGGGGAACGTGGACGAGGCCCAAAAGGCGATTGCCGTAGCCAAAACGAGCTTCCAGAAGGCCATCGCGCTCGACCCGGAATACGAGAAGGCGCGCAAAAACCTCTCGCGCATCTCGCTCGCGGTGCCGGTGACCTTATAG
- a CDS encoding pirin family protein, with protein sequence MRKIVKTIKSRSVIEGAGVHLRRAFGFGETELFDPFLLMDDFRSDEPDLYRKGFPWHPHRGIETITYMLKGSVEHGDSLGNSGIIAPGDVQWMTAGGGIIHQEMPRGDTAGSMHGFQLWANLPASRKMMKPSYRGITAAEIPEVRAEGGARIKVICGTVGKTRGPVTDVVIDPEYLDVSVPSNSSFTHPVRPGHTVLSYVIGGAGVFCGDGDAFSYNATGANYFDFANDRLIGNHTLIVYGDGDAVGVTTGDEGVRFLLVSGKPIRESVAWHGPIVMNTHEELRRAFEDLNNDTFLRYEGD encoded by the coding sequence ATGAGAAAAATCGTCAAAACCATAAAGAGCAGGTCAGTCATCGAGGGCGCCGGCGTGCATCTGCGGCGAGCCTTCGGTTTCGGCGAAACGGAGCTTTTCGATCCCTTTCTGCTAATGGACGACTTCAGATCCGACGAGCCCGACCTCTACCGCAAGGGCTTCCCCTGGCACCCGCATCGCGGCATCGAGACCATCACCTATATGCTTAAAGGCAGCGTGGAGCACGGCGACAGCCTGGGGAACAGCGGCATAATCGCCCCCGGCGACGTGCAGTGGATGACGGCCGGAGGCGGCATCATACACCAGGAGATGCCGAGGGGCGACACCGCGGGCTCCATGCACGGCTTCCAGCTGTGGGCCAACCTTCCCGCTTCGCGTAAGATGATGAAACCGAGCTACCGCGGCATAACGGCCGCCGAGATACCCGAGGTCAGGGCGGAAGGCGGCGCGAGGATAAAGGTCATCTGCGGGACCGTGGGAAAAACGCGCGGGCCGGTTACCGATGTCGTTATCGACCCTGAATACCTCGACGTGTCCGTGCCGTCGAATAGTTCGTTTACGCATCCCGTCAGGCCGGGGCATACGGTGCTCTCCTACGTCATCGGCGGCGCCGGCGTCTTCTGCGGTGATGGCGACGCGTTTTCGTACAACGCCACCGGGGCGAACTATTTCGATTTCGCGAATGACCGGCTGATCGGCAACCACACCCTCATCGTCTACGGCGACGGCGACGCGGTCGGCGTTACGACCGGGGACGAGGGTGTGCGCTTTCTGCTTGTTTCGGGAAAACCCATCCGCGAGAGCGTGGCCTGGCACGGGCCCATCGTGATGAACACCCACGAGGAGCTGCGCCGCGCTTTCGAGGACCTAAACAACGACACCTTCCTCAGATACGAAGGCGACTGA
- a CDS encoding calcium/sodium antiporter, with translation MEPIIEIALLLGGIAALYFGADWLVRGSVALALRLGIPPVIVGLTIVAFGTSSPELLVSFNAGRMGNADIAIGNVIGSNIANIALILGAAALIRPIVMNIRAVRLDIIFMLAVSGLLCFMVLDGDLKRTDGVLLLAGITFYVVYKVRQAIHRRREGKVDELDLEVEKEPVEGARELSRGRSIVYIVAGLLVLVVGSELFIRGAVTLARMLGVSNVVIGLTVVAVGTSLPELATSVLAAAKGEGDVSLGNVVGSNIFNILFILGATSLFFPIGTGDVNMIDLLVMMGTSVLIIPISLIGGRVTRPEAGLLLAIYISYVYYLYTHHAAGL, from the coding sequence ATGGAACCGATTATCGAGATAGCGTTGTTGCTTGGGGGCATCGCCGCCCTGTACTTCGGCGCGGACTGGCTGGTGCGCGGGAGCGTGGCCCTGGCGCTCAGGCTCGGGATTCCCCCGGTCATCGTGGGGCTCACCATCGTCGCCTTCGGGACATCGAGCCCGGAGCTGCTGGTCAGCTTCAACGCGGGGAGGATGGGCAACGCCGACATCGCCATCGGTAACGTCATCGGATCGAACATCGCCAACATCGCGCTCATCCTTGGCGCGGCGGCGCTTATTCGTCCCATCGTCATGAACATCCGCGCCGTGCGCCTCGATATTATCTTCATGCTGGCAGTCAGCGGACTGCTCTGCTTCATGGTGCTGGACGGCGACCTGAAGAGAACGGATGGGGTGCTGCTGCTCGCGGGAATAACCTTTTACGTCGTCTACAAGGTGCGGCAGGCCATTCATAGAAGGCGGGAGGGGAAGGTCGACGAGCTCGACCTTGAGGTCGAGAAGGAGCCGGTGGAGGGCGCGCGCGAGCTCTCCCGGGGCAGGTCGATCGTCTATATCGTCGCGGGACTCCTTGTGCTCGTGGTCGGTTCCGAGCTCTTCATTCGCGGCGCGGTGACGCTGGCGCGCATGCTGGGTGTGAGCAACGTCGTGATCGGCCTCACGGTCGTCGCCGTTGGCACAAGCCTCCCCGAGCTCGCCACCTCGGTGCTCGCCGCGGCGAAGGGCGAGGGCGACGTTTCGCTTGGGAACGTGGTGGGCTCGAACATCTTCAACATCCTGTTTATCCTGGGGGCCACGTCTCTCTTCTTTCCCATCGGCACTGGCGACGTGAACATGATCGACCTGCTCGTCATGATGGGGACCTCGGTGCTCATCATCCCCATCTCGCTCATAGGCGGAAGGGTCACGCGCCCCGAGGCGGGTCTGCTGCTGGCGATATACATCAGCTACGTCTACTACCTGTACACGCACCACGCAGCCGGGTTGTAA
- a CDS encoding HAMP domain-containing sensor histidine kinase — protein sequence MFSPGGTPVVGNRNRLNQAWMNLINNALQSIDYRGMLTISAERSGEWIIVSFADTGPGIPESIRDRIFEPFFTTKRHGEGIGLGLDIARSIVEGCGRIELESFPGNTVFKVYLRSAEDRNQ from the coding sequence ATGTTTTCGCCCGGCGGTACGCCGGTCGTCGGGAACCGCAACCGGCTCAACCAGGCATGGATGAACCTCATCAATAACGCCCTCCAGTCCATCGACTACCGCGGAATGCTCACCATATCCGCCGAACGGTCCGGGGAATGGATCATCGTTTCCTTTGCCGACACGGGACCGGGGATCCCCGAGTCGATAAGGGACCGTATTTTCGAACCGTTTTTCACCACGAAAAGGCACGGGGAGGGCATCGGACTGGGCCTCGACATCGCCAGGTCGATCGTGGAGGGCTGCGGCAGGATAGAGCTCGAAAGCTTTCCGGGAAACACGGTTTTCAAAGTCTATCTTCGATCCGCCGAAGACCGGAATCAATAA
- a CDS encoding response regulator, whose translation MDAKKAIIRVGDEAIIVLSLKQELQSGLGDGYVYECAMSADEVRRIIDELCNEKVCVVPAISDWLMPGVKGDEFLFQINKQHPEIKSIPITGQSDESAIEQVLNEGAAGAVLKKPWDTEDLIREVRALCAGCTNGHAG comes from the coding sequence ATGGATGCAAAGAAAGCCATAATCCGCGTCGGCGACGAAGCGATCATCGTACTGTCGCTCAAACAGGAACTCCAGAGCGGGCTGGGCGACGGGTATGTATACGAGTGCGCCATGAGCGCCGACGAAGTCCGGCGGATCATCGACGAGCTCTGTAACGAGAAGGTATGCGTGGTACCGGCCATCTCGGACTGGCTTATGCCGGGGGTCAAGGGCGATGAGTTCCTGTTCCAGATCAATAAGCAACACCCCGAGATCAAGTCGATCCCGATCACGGGGCAGTCGGACGAGTCGGCGATCGAACAGGTTCTGAACGAGGGCGCCGCCGGCGCGGTGCTCAAAAAGCCCTGGGACACCGAAGACCTCATCAGGGAGGTCCGCGCCTTGTGCGCCGGCTGCACGAACGGCCACGCGGGATGA
- a CDS encoding anaerobic sulfatase maturase has product MIRKPLTNILIKPAGPDCGMACGYCFYSGKGTIFPDTAVHRMSGAILEESIRQLMAQPHGEVSVSWQGGEPTLMGPDFYKKAAQLQERYGHGKTVGNGIQTGGILIDRDWARFFKEYKFLVGLSIDGSGHVHDRYRRTRAGGPTWAKVRDAARLMLDEGVAVNALSVVNDYSVRFPEETYGFLKELGLSYMQFIPCVEPDPADGSRAAPFSVSGKELGQFLITIFDLWRADFIDGAPTTSVRFFESLLFGYAGMPPSECTLMGECGPYLVVEHNGDVYSCDFFVEPKWRLGNVMKGRLADMLNSPAQDEFARQKAALPDRCAQCRWLERCRGGCPKDRLRDARDGGLNHFCEALSAFFDHADAELARLVAEWSLKQEALELTRRAAAAGAIGRNDPCPCGSGRKYKKCCGRAPSPLA; this is encoded by the coding sequence GTGATCCGAAAGCCCCTCACGAACATCCTCATCAAGCCCGCCGGGCCCGACTGCGGCATGGCCTGCGGCTACTGCTTTTACAGCGGCAAGGGAACGATCTTCCCCGATACGGCCGTACACCGCATGAGCGGGGCCATTCTCGAAGAGAGCATCCGCCAGCTCATGGCCCAGCCGCATGGCGAGGTGTCCGTAAGCTGGCAGGGCGGGGAGCCGACGCTCATGGGGCCGGACTTCTATAAAAAGGCCGCCCAACTGCAGGAGCGCTACGGGCACGGCAAGACGGTGGGGAACGGCATCCAGACGGGCGGTATCCTGATTGACCGGGACTGGGCCCGTTTTTTCAAGGAATATAAATTTCTTGTCGGCCTTTCCATAGACGGGTCCGGGCACGTGCACGACCGCTACCGCCGCACGCGCGCCGGCGGCCCCACCTGGGCGAAGGTGCGCGACGCCGCGCGGCTCATGCTCGACGAGGGCGTCGCAGTAAACGCCCTGTCCGTGGTGAACGACTATTCCGTGCGCTTCCCGGAGGAGACCTATGGCTTCTTAAAGGAGCTCGGGCTCTCGTACATGCAGTTCATCCCGTGCGTCGAGCCCGATCCGGCCGATGGTTCGAGGGCCGCGCCCTTCTCCGTTTCGGGCAAAGAGTTAGGACAATTTCTCATAACGATCTTCGACCTCTGGCGCGCGGACTTCATCGACGGCGCGCCGACCACCTCGGTGCGCTTTTTCGAGTCCCTGCTCTTCGGCTACGCGGGAATGCCGCCGTCGGAGTGCACGCTTATGGGCGAATGCGGCCCCTACCTCGTCGTGGAGCACAACGGCGACGTGTACTCCTGCGACTTCTTTGTGGAGCCCAAATGGCGCCTGGGAAACGTGATGAAAGGCCGCCTGGCGGATATGTTGAACTCGCCCGCCCAGGACGAGTTCGCCCGGCAAAAGGCCGCACTTCCGGACCGGTGCGCACAGTGTCGCTGGCTCGAGCGTTGCCGCGGCGGCTGTCCCAAGGACCGTCTGCGCGACGCGCGCGACGGCGGCCTCAATCATTTCTGCGAGGCCCTTTCGGCTTTTTTCGACCACGCGGACGCGGAATTAGCGCGGCTCGTCGCCGAATGGAGTCTGAAACAGGAGGCGCTCGAGCTCACGCGACGCGCGGCCGCGGCGGGAGCTATAGGCCGAAACGATCCCTGCCCGTGCGGCAGCGGACGGAAATACAAGAAATGCTGCGGGCGCGCGCCGTCGCCCCTCGCCTGA
- a CDS encoding LysE family translocator — protein MIDQNALIMFVAASTALAFAPGPDNIFVLAQSITMGRTAGFIITLGLCTGLVVHTTTVALGVAAIFQTSIAAFTALKYIGAAYLLYLAWKAFTARVSGIRPDGEPRLSRASLYRRGIIMNVTNPKVSLFFMAFLPPFADPANGSITVQLILLGFVFILVTLLVFGFISQIAGAIGRRLARSGRWEGALNKIAGTVFALLAVKLVLTGQK, from the coding sequence ATGATCGATCAGAACGCACTCATCATGTTCGTAGCCGCCTCGACCGCGCTCGCCTTCGCGCCGGGCCCGGACAACATCTTCGTGCTCGCCCAGTCCATAACAATGGGAAGAACGGCCGGCTTCATCATCACGCTGGGTCTCTGCACGGGGCTCGTCGTCCACACAACGACCGTGGCGCTGGGCGTGGCGGCGATCTTTCAGACCTCGATCGCGGCGTTTACGGCTCTCAAGTACATCGGCGCCGCCTACCTGCTGTACCTGGCATGGAAGGCCTTCACGGCGCGGGTAAGCGGCATCCGGCCCGACGGGGAGCCACGCCTGTCGCGCGCGTCGCTCTATCGCAGGGGAATCATCATGAATGTAACCAATCCCAAGGTGTCGCTCTTCTTCATGGCCTTCCTGCCCCCGTTCGCCGATCCGGCAAACGGGTCGATCACCGTCCAGTTGATTCTTCTCGGATTCGTGTTTATACTGGTAACGCTCCTGGTATTCGGTTTTATAAGCCAGATCGCCGGCGCAATCGGCCGCAGACTGGCCCGGTCGGGCCGCTGGGAAGGGGCGCTGAATAAAATCGCCGGCACGGTGTTCGCGCTCCTGGCGGTGAAGCTCGTGCTTACCGGTCAGAAATAG
- a CDS encoding class I SAM-dependent methyltransferase has translation MTHRFDPKNIQRLDSPERRELLPPSRILDNMGLGPGQSFLDIGAGAGYFSFPALEIVGESGRVIAVDVSAEMLDEMKRRAGAAAHNIEYLLCDSAALLLPDGSVDTALMALLLHEVEERAGQLAEVGRVLKKGGRLAVIEWKMKEPPPGPPRAERIAPEETVDLCAGTGLTLVRREELNAHHYLVLCEKR, from the coding sequence ATGACACACCGGTTCGACCCTAAAAACATACAGCGTCTCGACAGCCCCGAGCGCAGGGAACTGCTCCCGCCCTCTCGCATTCTCGACAATATGGGTCTCGGACCGGGCCAGAGCTTCCTCGACATCGGCGCGGGTGCGGGCTACTTCTCCTTCCCGGCGCTCGAAATCGTCGGCGAGAGCGGACGTGTCATCGCCGTGGACGTTTCGGCCGAGATGCTCGACGAAATGAAGCGGCGCGCGGGCGCCGCCGCGCACAACATCGAGTACCTTCTCTGTGATTCGGCCGCACTTCTCCTCCCCGATGGGTCGGTCGACACGGCGCTCATGGCGCTGCTGCTGCACGAGGTCGAAGAACGTGCCGGCCAGCTCGCGGAGGTCGGGCGCGTTTTGAAGAAAGGGGGAAGGCTCGCCGTCATCGAATGGAAGATGAAGGAGCCTCCCCCCGGCCCGCCGCGGGCCGAGCGCATCGCGCCGGAGGAAACTGTCGATCTTTGCGCCGGGACCGGCCTCACGCTCGTGAGGCGCGAAGAGCTGAACGCGCATCACTACCTCGTGCTCTGCGAAAAGCGCTGA
- a CDS encoding enoyl-CoA hydratase/isomerase family protein, translating to MLKKRIEDDIYILTIGNGKTNSLTAEFYTELREILNEVNNNPSPKGIIFTGEGRFFSSGFDLPMFLSFKNSKEVANFFTSLEEPVLVDLFMCKKPVIAALNGHTVAGGLIIAMACDYRIATPNPKAKYGMSEIKIGLPLSVAQGEIVRFGMSNDKNYRDLVYFGSMMDINQAREKNIVDEVVEEAELINRAKQLVSLFIDNPGRAFTPIKNLYRRPLAERMQKGIAELDWEESLGCFFKEDVRATLEFVQASMAK from the coding sequence ATGCTTAAAAAGAGGATCGAGGACGATATCTATATTCTGACCATCGGCAACGGCAAGACCAATTCACTTACCGCCGAGTTCTACACCGAGCTTCGGGAGATACTGAACGAGGTCAACAACAACCCGTCGCCCAAGGGGATCATTTTCACCGGCGAGGGGCGTTTCTTTTCATCGGGATTCGATCTGCCCATGTTTCTTTCGTTTAAAAATTCGAAGGAAGTCGCGAATTTTTTCACCTCGCTCGAGGAGCCGGTGCTGGTCGACCTGTTCATGTGCAAAAAGCCCGTCATCGCCGCGCTCAACGGCCACACCGTCGCCGGCGGGCTCATCATCGCCATGGCATGCGACTACCGCATCGCCACGCCGAACCCGAAAGCGAAATACGGAATGAGCGAAATCAAGATCGGCCTGCCGCTCTCCGTGGCCCAGGGCGAGATCGTCCGCTTCGGCATGTCCAACGACAAAAACTACCGCGACCTGGTATACTTCGGCAGCATGATGGACATCAACCAGGCGCGCGAGAAGAACATCGTCGACGAGGTCGTCGAGGAGGCCGAGCTCATCAACCGCGCCAAGCAGCTGGTTTCGCTGTTTATCGACAATCCCGGCCGCGCGTTCACGCCCATCAAAAACCTCTACCGCAGGCCGCTCGCGGAGCGGATGCAAAAGGGCATCGCCGAACTCGACTGGGAAGAGAGCCTCGGCTGCTTCTTCAAGGAGGACGTGCGGGCCACCCTGGAGTTTGTGCAGGCGAGCATGGCGAAGTAG
- a CDS encoding cyclic nucleotide-binding domain-containing protein: protein MDIRKAGWRLFSIRQDEFGYAVPLFALYLLSGCFYATGQIFTETIFLKTYGAPGLSRFFVYNGIALIAGGLMYNLFLLKVSLRRGYLVLIVLFTGLITAALLERFRGEKWLPFALYMGNYLFTFFLDMHFFNFIFRYLSLRNSRRIIPFLMGGGKLGGILAGGLIFGLLSDDVAQLGIILWASCGALMLVPLLALRPPAGGGGPEGRRESELLPDMRIVEKLVRKVRVALRFPLFAWSILAVFAMSIANQIAEFYFAGIFNRVFTTGRELAAFLSAYTVGSDLLTLGLQLFVVSRVIRGAGVGRVNSVYPASFLGLVLLAAAWPGLAAGIMLRFFRKNLSILFRMPAFNIIMAASPSERMAEVKSFITGIISPLGMIAGGGCILLIHDYLAPGAGYALGAGVGAVYLGVTLFQNRAYLSSLRKRLSIGSAYANASALMPQDGLPPHGDDAGRVFIAEAFFNENPSVERAADLAPLYDGLSRETKEGMLDLFSSTRTEPFEAVIHRALGDGEPSVRIRALGLIAGRPLAERRRLIDTHLRPSLEGEWRAAMLILAGEGPVAATGLDPDSFALQSLHEIGAMVRARECDPVEFLALCRVLHPGYYLDRLVDLAVETRQIALFDAIIPHADSLTRSKARRVMYAFRDATPGRLADFFSMADALSEMDRASLLDLRPALSAAHITLLFQPDEKVRSTVFRRLASRKSFSQKYNYLNYLVSIGVPAVKEMESFLDYEIDTIVRLKRLRSSIEGAPENDTAGTLLEFINMTLTDTVELHKHLMLKALGAITGADLDRLYESSLLLRDRELDEYLLEYIDASGKAGKRALAVLEDAGRSADTSGAKTGHTTAEMLWAVSEKNRQFLPEIRDAMRHCATVLSRGEAQNAESTREAEMDSLIEKIVFLKKNVLFRDLKVNELIRIAAITREIDLAADRTVIAEGDMGDELFMVYEGEVLVHTGGRTLDRLGAGDCLGELSIIDREPRSASAVTTKPSRLLAIRREDFLLTLKENPSISISVMQVITRRLRKMIAS, encoded by the coding sequence ATGGACATCAGGAAGGCGGGATGGCGTCTGTTTTCGATCCGGCAGGACGAATTCGGCTACGCCGTCCCGCTTTTCGCGCTCTACCTGCTCTCCGGTTGTTTCTACGCGACCGGCCAGATATTCACCGAAACGATCTTTCTCAAAACCTACGGTGCGCCGGGACTCTCGCGCTTCTTCGTTTATAACGGCATCGCGCTCATCGCGGGCGGGCTGATGTACAACCTCTTTCTTCTGAAAGTCTCGCTGCGCCGCGGCTACCTCGTTCTCATCGTGCTCTTTACCGGGCTCATCACGGCGGCCCTGCTCGAGCGCTTCCGCGGAGAGAAATGGCTGCCGTTCGCGCTGTACATGGGGAACTACCTGTTCACCTTTTTCCTGGACATGCATTTCTTCAACTTCATCTTCCGCTACCTTTCGCTTCGAAACTCGCGCCGCATCATCCCGTTCCTCATGGGGGGGGGGAAGCTCGGCGGGATCCTCGCCGGGGGTCTCATCTTCGGCCTGCTTTCCGACGATGTAGCGCAACTCGGCATCATCCTGTGGGCCTCGTGCGGCGCGCTGATGCTTGTGCCGCTCCTGGCCCTCCGGCCGCCCGCCGGAGGCGGCGGCCCGGAGGGCCGACGGGAGAGCGAACTCCTGCCCGACATGCGCATCGTTGAAAAGCTCGTACGCAAGGTGCGCGTCGCGCTCCGCTTTCCGCTTTTCGCCTGGTCCATACTGGCGGTCTTCGCGATGTCCATCGCCAACCAGATCGCCGAGTTTTATTTCGCCGGTATATTCAACAGGGTTTTCACCACCGGAAGGGAGCTCGCGGCCTTCCTGAGCGCCTATACCGTCGGCTCGGACCTGCTGACCCTTGGCCTCCAGCTGTTCGTCGTATCGCGCGTCATCCGGGGCGCCGGGGTGGGAAGGGTTAACTCCGTATATCCCGCGTCCTTCCTCGGACTGGTCCTTCTTGCCGCCGCCTGGCCCGGACTGGCCGCGGGCATCATGCTGCGTTTCTTCCGCAAGAACCTGAGCATCCTCTTCCGCATGCCCGCGTTTAACATCATCATGGCGGCCTCCCCGTCCGAACGAATGGCCGAGGTCAAATCCTTCATCACCGGCATCATAAGCCCGCTGGGAATGATCGCCGGCGGCGGCTGTATCCTCCTCATCCACGATTATCTTGCCCCCGGCGCGGGCTACGCGCTGGGTGCGGGCGTCGGGGCGGTCTACCTCGGCGTTACGCTGTTTCAGAACCGGGCGTATCTTTCCTCGCTCAGAAAACGTCTCTCGATAGGCTCGGCGTACGCAAACGCGTCTGCGCTGATGCCCCAGGACGGACTGCCGCCGCACGGCGACGACGCCGGAAGGGTCTTCATCGCCGAGGCCTTCTTTAACGAGAACCCGTCGGTCGAGCGCGCCGCCGATCTCGCCCCGTTGTACGACGGGCTTTCACGGGAAACGAAAGAGGGCATGCTCGATCTTTTCTCGTCGACACGCACCGAGCCGTTCGAGGCGGTCATACACCGTGCGCTCGGCGACGGCGAGCCATCGGTGCGGATACGGGCGCTCGGGCTCATCGCCGGGAGGCCCCTGGCGGAGCGGAGGAGGCTCATCGACACCCATTTAAGACCTTCGCTCGAAGGAGAGTGGCGCGCCGCCATGCTGATCCTTGCCGGTGAAGGGCCCGTAGCGGCCACCGGCCTTGACCCCGACAGCTTCGCCCTCCAGAGCCTGCACGAAATCGGCGCCATGGTGCGCGCGCGGGAGTGCGACCCGGTCGAGTTCCTGGCCCTGTGCCGGGTGCTTCACCCGGGATATTATCTCGACCGCCTGGTCGACCTTGCGGTCGAGACGCGCCAGATCGCGCTCTTCGACGCGATCATCCCGCACGCCGACAGCCTGACCAGATCGAAGGCGCGCAGGGTGATGTACGCCTTCCGCGACGCCACCCCCGGAAGGCTTGCCGACTTCTTCTCTATGGCCGACGCCCTCTCCGAAATGGACCGCGCCTCGCTCCTCGACCTGAGACCCGCCCTTTCGGCTGCCCACATAACTCTCCTCTTCCAGCCCGATGAAAAGGTCCGCTCGACGGTCTTTCGCCGCCTGGCAAGCCGCAAAAGCTTCAGCCAGAAATACAACTATCTCAATTACCTGGTCAGCATAGGGGTGCCTGCCGTGAAGGAGATGGAGTCCTTTCTCGACTACGAGATCGACACCATTGTACGCCTGAAGCGGCTGCGCTCCTCGATAGAAGGGGCACCCGAAAACGATACCGCGGGGACCCTGCTCGAATTCATAAACATGACGCTCACGGACACCGTCGAGCTCCACAAGCACCTCATGCTCAAGGCGCTCGGCGCCATCACGGGGGCCGATCTTGACAGGTTGTACGAATCGAGCCTGCTGCTTCGCGACAGAGAGCTCGACGAGTATCTTCTGGAATATATCGACGCATCGGGAAAGGCCGGAAAGCGCGCGCTCGCCGTCCTCGAGGACGCCGGACGGTCCGCGGACACGAGCGGCGCGAAGACCGGCCACACGACGGCCGAGATGCTCTGGGCCGTCTCCGAAAAGAACAGGCAGTTTCTTCCTGAAATACGCGACGCCATGCGACATTGCGCGACCGTGCTTTCGCGCGGCGAAGCGCAGAATGCAGAATCGACACGGGAGGCTGAAATGGACTCTCTCATAGAAAAAATAGTGTTTCTGAAAAAGAACGTTTTATTCCGCGATCTCAAGGTCAACGAGCTCATCCGTATCGCGGCCATCACCAGGGAGATCGATCTCGCCGCGGACCGCACCGTTATTGCCGAGGGCGATATGGGCGACGAACTGTTTATGGTGTACGAGGGCGAGGTGCTGGTCCACACGGGCGGCAGGACGCTCGACCGGCTGGGCGCCGGCGATTGCCTTGGCGAGCTCTCGATCATCGATCGCGAGCCTCGCAGCGCGAGTGCCGTAACCACGAAGCCCTCGCGTTTGCTCGCCATTCGCCGCGAGGATTTTCTGTTGACACTGAAGGAAAATCCATCCATATCGATAAGCGTGATGCAGGTTATCACGCGGCGACTGCGGAAGATGATAGCGTCATAA
- the ribE gene encoding 6,7-dimethyl-8-ribityllumazine synthase — MKVIEGKLDASGLGFGIVVSRFNEFITQKLLGGAIDCLKRNNADENNITVLWVPGSFEIPAAAKRLVDTGSFDAVICLGAVIRGATPHFDFVASEVSKGVAQISLAASIPVVFGVLTTDSIEQAIERAGSKSGNKGFDAALSAIEMANIFKQIR; from the coding sequence ATGAAGGTAATAGAAGGTAAACTCGACGCGTCGGGACTCGGGTTCGGCATCGTCGTATCGCGGTTCAACGAATTCATCACCCAGAAGCTTTTGGGTGGCGCAATTGACTGCCTTAAAAGAAACAACGCCGACGAAAACAACATAACCGTGCTGTGGGTACCCGGATCGTTCGAGATTCCGGCGGCGGCCAAACGCCTGGTCGATACGGGTTCCTTTGACGCGGTGATCTGCCTTGGCGCGGTTATACGCGGCGCCACGCCGCATTTCGATTTCGTCGCCTCGGAGGTATCCAAGGGCGTGGCCCAGATATCCCTCGCGGCCTCCATACCCGTCGTCTTCGGCGTACTCACCACGGACAGTATCGAGCAGGCCATCGAGCGCGCCGGGTCGAAATCCGGCAACAAGGGTTTCGACGCCGCGCTTTCGGCGATCGAGATGGCCAATATCTTCAAACAGATCCGATAA